One genomic segment of Stigmatopora argus isolate UIUO_Sarg chromosome 1, RoL_Sarg_1.0, whole genome shotgun sequence includes these proteins:
- the errfi1b gene encoding ERBB receptor feedback inhibitor 1 isoform X2, whose translation MSENNYWTQRDFSSVFLDLATSEGEHNLTQTEQRIIRECNNLFLPKNPRYSDSYCVPAEKTTDPHEGDQVVPHSSSHRWTVFWGPQREAKPLPPLPDPEELMSDEAADNEVEFFNSERCPLLPKSCPATARGGRGQVNAAYRPGNAPSAFSWPGGDGKLTSGRQETLCAGFDWEKPEIPPRVPIPPKSYLKTPQGEDKPPKIPPRVPLVPPCPPRSPSPKSLPIYINGVMPATQSFAADPQYVSRSLVSERAPPAMPTSPCIVPILKDGKKASTTHYILLPPRQMTFANRRGRLLSEPARLGHEWQNR comes from the exons AAAACAACTACTGGACACAGCGTGACTTTAGCAG CGTGTTTTTGGACCTGGCCACCAGCGAGGGGGAGCACAATCTGACGCAGACCGAGCAACGAATAATCCGAGAATGCAACA ACCTCTTCCTCCCGAAGAACCCGCGCTACTCTGATTCCTACTGCGTCCCGGCGGAGAAAACCACTGACCCTCATGAAGGAGACCAGGTGGTGCCTCATAGTTCTTCCCACCGATGGACAGTGTTTTGGGGCCCGCAGAGAGAAGCCAAGCCTTTGCCGCCGTTACCCGACCCCGAGGAACTCATGTCGGACGAGGCGGCGGATAACGAGGTGGAGTTCTTCAACAGCGAGCGATGCCCGCTTTTGCCCAAAAGCTGCCCGGCGACGGCGCGTGGGGGCCGAGGTCAGGTCAATGCTGCATATCGGCCCGGGAACGCCCCCTCGGCCTTCTCCTGGCCCGGCGGGGACGGCAAACTAACCAGCGGCCGCCAGGAAACGCTGTGCGCCGGATTCGACTGGGAGAAGCCTGAAATCCCTCCGCGCGTCCCCATCCCGCCCAAAAGCTACCTTAAGACCCCTCAGGGTGAGGACAAGCCGCCCAAGATCCCTCCGAGGGTCCCCCTGGTTCCCCCCTGCCCGCCACGGTCGCCAAGCCCCAAGAGCCTCCCCATATACATCAATGGCGTGATGCCGGCCACGCAGAGTTTCGCCGCCGACCCCCAGTACGTGAGCAGGTCGTTGGTGAGCGAGAGGGCGCCACCCGCGATGCCGACCTCCCCCTGCATTGTTCCCATTTTGAAGGACGGGAAAAAGGCCAGCACCACGCACTACATCCTGCTCCCGCCACGACAAATGACGTTCGCCAATCGGCGGGGGCGACTTTTGAGCGAACCTGCCAGATTGGGACACGAATGGCAGAATCGCTAA
- the errfi1b gene encoding ERBB receptor feedback inhibitor 1 isoform X1, with translation MSENNYWTQRDFSSVFLDLATSEGEHNLTQTEQRIIRECNTDLFLPKNPRYSDSYCVPAEKTTDPHEGDQVVPHSSSHRWTVFWGPQREAKPLPPLPDPEELMSDEAADNEVEFFNSERCPLLPKSCPATARGGRGQVNAAYRPGNAPSAFSWPGGDGKLTSGRQETLCAGFDWEKPEIPPRVPIPPKSYLKTPQGEDKPPKIPPRVPLVPPCPPRSPSPKSLPIYINGVMPATQSFAADPQYVSRSLVSERAPPAMPTSPCIVPILKDGKKASTTHYILLPPRQMTFANRRGRLLSEPARLGHEWQNR, from the exons AAAACAACTACTGGACACAGCGTGACTTTAGCAG CGTGTTTTTGGACCTGGCCACCAGCGAGGGGGAGCACAATCTGACGCAGACCGAGCAACGAATAATCCGAGAATGCAACA CAGACCTCTTCCTCCCGAAGAACCCGCGCTACTCTGATTCCTACTGCGTCCCGGCGGAGAAAACCACTGACCCTCATGAAGGAGACCAGGTGGTGCCTCATAGTTCTTCCCACCGATGGACAGTGTTTTGGGGCCCGCAGAGAGAAGCCAAGCCTTTGCCGCCGTTACCCGACCCCGAGGAACTCATGTCGGACGAGGCGGCGGATAACGAGGTGGAGTTCTTCAACAGCGAGCGATGCCCGCTTTTGCCCAAAAGCTGCCCGGCGACGGCGCGTGGGGGCCGAGGTCAGGTCAATGCTGCATATCGGCCCGGGAACGCCCCCTCGGCCTTCTCCTGGCCCGGCGGGGACGGCAAACTAACCAGCGGCCGCCAGGAAACGCTGTGCGCCGGATTCGACTGGGAGAAGCCTGAAATCCCTCCGCGCGTCCCCATCCCGCCCAAAAGCTACCTTAAGACCCCTCAGGGTGAGGACAAGCCGCCCAAGATCCCTCCGAGGGTCCCCCTGGTTCCCCCCTGCCCGCCACGGTCGCCAAGCCCCAAGAGCCTCCCCATATACATCAATGGCGTGATGCCGGCCACGCAGAGTTTCGCCGCCGACCCCCAGTACGTGAGCAGGTCGTTGGTGAGCGAGAGGGCGCCACCCGCGATGCCGACCTCCCCCTGCATTGTTCCCATTTTGAAGGACGGGAAAAAGGCCAGCACCACGCACTACATCCTGCTCCCGCCACGACAAATGACGTTCGCCAATCGGCGGGGGCGACTTTTGAGCGAACCTGCCAGATTGGGACACGAATGGCAGAATCGCTAA
- the emc1 gene encoding ER membrane protein complex subunit 1 produces the protein MAKVFIISFKLIMFFFTVDAVFEDQVGKFDWRQQYVGNVRFAHFDAQLQSSKKVILATENNVFAAVNIRTGELFWRHVDKTGPEGSIDALLHHGQDAVVVVGNGRILRSWDINVGGLNWEMVLDSGSFQAACLVGQQDTVKHVAVMKKTALALHYLSNGHQKWVENLPDSETVDYQFVYSGGTGEVYVLGILPHSHIAIVTYSVEDGEIIKQVSAEAPWLSNIQVSCAMVGKGILTCVNPASASLYTLDIHSQTQMTQIPLQSLGLDVTPDFQPVLVSTQPNPSQHPLSEFFLQLSPDHYLLLQLNNGQITTLRDFKPATLASFSTTGDKTVLAVMSPKNETACNVNLFSAETGRRLLDTTVNVNIDPYSGKPQKLYVQTFLKKDDSVGYRVMLQTEDHALTFIQQPGRVMWTREESLSDVVTMEMVDLPLTGTQAELEGEFGKKADGLMSMVLKRLSSQFILLQAWIAHLWKLFYDARKPRSQVKNDMSIETLSRDEFNLQKMMVMVTASGKLFGIDSKTGTILWRHYLENVPSNAAFKLMVQRTTAHFPHPPQCTLLIKDKVSGLTTLHVFNPIFGKKSHVTPPSLPQPILQSLMLPLMDQDYAKVLLLVDDQYKVTAFPSTKNVLQQLQEMASSIFFYLVDSNPGRLSGYRLRTDLSTELIWEVVMPPEVQKIVSVKGKRPNEHVHSQGRVMGDRSVLYKYLNPNLLAVVSESTDPHQERSFIGILLIDGVTGRIIHEAVQRKARGPVHIVHSENWVVYEYWSTKSRRNEFSVIELYEGTELYNSTVFSSLDRPHAPRVLQQSYIFPSSISTLEATLTEKGITSRHLLIGLPSGGILSLPKMFLDPRRPEIISEQSREENLIPYSPELIIRTEWFVNYNQTVSRVRGIYTAPSGLESTCLVVAYGLDIYQTRVYPSKQFDVLKDDYDYMLISSVLFALFFATMISKRLAEVKLLNRAWR, from the exons ATGGCTAAAGTATTTATAATATCGTTTAAACTGATCATGTTTTTCTTCACCGTTGATGCTGTCTTTGAGGATCAAGTCGGAAAATTTGActg GAGACAGCAATATGTTGGAAATGTCCGTTTTGCCCATTTTGATGCCCAGCTGCAGTCCTCCAAAAAGGTGATTTTAGCAACTGAGAATAATGTTTTTGCTGCGGTGAACATCAGGACTGGAGAACTTT ttTGGCGCCATGTGGATAAGACTGGGCCAGAAGGAAGTATCGATGCACTTCTACATCATGGGCAAG atgctgtggtggtggtgggaaaCGGCCGAATACTGCGTTCCTGGGATATAAATGTCGGTggtttgaactgggagatggTGCTGGACTCTGGCAG TTTCCAGGCAGCTTGTTTAGTTGGGCAGCAGGACACAGTGAAGCATGTGGCTGTTATGAAGAAAACTGCCTTGGCTCTTCATTACCTTTCTAATGGTCACCAAAAGTGGGTTGAAAATCTTCCAGACAG TGAGACAGTGGATTACCAGTTTGTCTATTCTGGAGGAACTGGAGAAGTGTATGTACTGGGAATCCTGCCTCATTCCCACATTGCTATTGTCACTTACAGTGTGGAGGATGGAGAGATAATCAAGCAG GTTTCAGCCGAAGCGCCTTGGCTGTCTAACATCCAAGTCAGCTGCGCAATGGTGGGCAAGGGAATATTGACGTGTGTCAACCCTGCCTCGGCCTCTCTCTACACTTTAGACATTCATTCCCAGACACAGATGACCCAAATCCCACTGCAG TCACTTGGACTTGATGTTACACCCGACTTCCAACCGGTGTTAGTGTCCACACAGCCCAATCCTTCCCAGCAccccctctctgagttcttcctTCAGCTCAGTCCTGACCATTACCTGCTTCTCCAACTCAACAATGGACAGATAACCACACTGAGAGATTTCAAGCCT GCCACCCTGGCTTCCTTTTCCACCACTGGAGATAAAACCGTCCTCGCGGTTATGTCACCAAAGAATGAAACG GCCTGCAACGTTAACTTGTTCAGTGCTGAAACTGGACGGAGACTTCTTGACACAACCGTGAATGTTAACATTGATCCGTATAGTGGCAAACCACAAAAA CTGTACGTTCAGACGTTTCTGAAGAAAGACGACTCTGTTGGCTACAGAGTCATGCTGCAGACGGAAGACCACGCTCTCACTTTCATTCAACAGCCAG GGCGCGTCATGTGGACCAGAGAAGAGTCCCTTTCGGATGTGGTGACCATGGAAATGGTGGATCTACCCCTCACGGGAACGCAGGCCGAACTGGAGGGAGAGTTTGGCAAAAAGGCTG ATGGCTTgatgtccatggtgctgaagcGGCTGTCCTCCCAGTTCATCCTACTGCAGGCTTGGATCGCTCATCTGTGGAAGCTCTTCTACGATGCGCGCAAACCCCGCAGCCAGGTCAAAAACGACATGAGCATCGAGACGCTGTCCAGAGACGAATTCAACTTGCAGAAAATGATGGTCATGGTCACTGCATCTGGCAAG CTCTTCGGCATTGACAGCAAGACTGGCACCATTTTATGGAGGCACTACCTGGAGAACGTCCCATCAAATGCAGCCTTCAAACTGATGGTGCAACGGACCACCGCTCACTTCCCTCACCCCCCGCAGTGTACACTGCTCATCAAGGACAAG GTCTCAGGCTTGACCACACTCCATGTATTTAATCCCATTTTTGGGAAGAAGAGCCACGTTACCCCTCCTTCTTTACCTCAGCCCATACTTCAGTCACTCATGCTTCCTCTTATGGACCAGGATTACGCTAAAGTCTTACTACTTGTTGACGACCAGTACAAG GTGACGGCCTTCCCTTCCACTAAAAATGTCTTACAGCAGCTTCAGGAAATGGCTTCCTCCATATTCTTCTACCTGGTGGACTCAAACCCGGGGAGATTGTCCGGATACAGGCTGCGAACG GACTTGTCAACGGAGCTGATATGGGAGGTGGTCATGCCCCCAGAGGTGCAGAAAATTGTCTCGGTCAAAGGGAAAAGGCCCAATGAGCACGTGCACTCCCAGGGCCGAGTCATGGGAGATCGCAGCGTCCTTTATAAG TACCTGAACCCCAACCTACTGGCAGTGGTGAGCGAGAGCACGGACCCCCACCAGGAGCGGAGCTTTATCGGCATTTTGCTGATCGACGGCGTGACCGGTCGCATCATCCACGAGGCCGTTCAGAGGAAGGCCAGAGGCCCGGTCCACATCGTCCACTCCGAGAACTGGGTGGTG TACGAATACTGGAGCACCAAGTCTCGCAGGAATGAGTTTTCGGTGATCGAACTGTACGAGGGGACCGAGTTGTACAACAGCACCGTGTTCAGCTCTCTGGATCGGCCGCACGCCCCTCGTGTTCTGCAGCAGTCTTACATATTCCCTTCGTCCATCTCCACCTTGGAGGCCACTCTGACCGAGAAAGGCATCACCAGCCGCCATCTGCTCA TTGGCTTGCCGTCAGGTGGAATTTTGTCACTGCCCAAAATGTTCCTGGACCCCCGAAGGCCGGAAATAATATCCGAACAAAGCCG GGAAGAGAATCTGATCCCATACTCTCCGGAGTTAATCATCCGCACGGAATGGTTCGTCAACTACAATCAAACGGTATCAAGAGTGCGAGGAATTTACACTGCCCCCTCTGGACTGGAGTCCACATGTCTG GTGGTGGCGTACGGTCTGGACATCTACCAGACTCGCGTCTATCCCTCGAAACAATTCGATGTGCTAAAAGATGACTATGACTACATGCTGATCAGCAGCGTGCTCTTCGCGCTGTTCTTCGCCACCATGATAAGTAAGCGATTGGCTGAAGTCAAGCTGCTCAACCGGGCGTGGCGGTAA